The uncultured Sphaerochaeta sp. genome includes a window with the following:
- a CDS encoding alpha/beta hydrolase, which produces MQKRTKRIIPIAIILITFLLVISSCTHTATIRDQAGNRLELEVDSRERVSINGTKQAIYLAGVKRDNPILLWLDGGPGGSEVGWVRTYLGDLHKDFTIVCWDQRGVAASYAAAKKGMEVEHYVEDVIALSELLAERFDQEKIYLLGHSWGGFLGSLAAVERPDLFHAFIAASPHINSTENDTIGYKMILEGAKQRGDSKTIKILEEIGLPPYEKIDKEGNLVGDGDAYYALLSRLYSYSPSAPSDQGFRSEKMFLAPEHSIFSKINLVRGVIRGTKTIYPKIRHRSLEEEANRFRIPLFVINAAYDMTCVSSITERWYEGVKAPEKEMLWLEHSGHNGIYTESEAFTQFMKESVLQVLPE; this is translated from the coding sequence ATGCAAAAAAGAACAAAACGAATTATTCCTATCGCAATTATTCTTATCACGTTTCTTCTTGTTATTTCATCCTGTACTCATACAGCAACCATACGTGATCAAGCAGGCAATAGGCTGGAGTTGGAAGTAGATAGCAGGGAACGTGTATCGATCAATGGTACTAAACAGGCCATTTATCTGGCAGGAGTGAAGAGAGACAATCCCATCCTTCTCTGGCTTGATGGAGGACCTGGCGGATCAGAGGTGGGTTGGGTTAGAACCTATCTGGGAGATTTACATAAAGACTTCACTATTGTCTGCTGGGACCAACGTGGAGTTGCCGCAAGCTATGCAGCGGCGAAGAAGGGTATGGAGGTTGAACATTATGTTGAAGATGTCATTGCACTCAGTGAGCTCTTGGCAGAACGATTCGATCAAGAGAAGATCTATTTACTCGGGCACTCATGGGGCGGCTTCCTGGGGTCCCTTGCAGCTGTAGAGCGACCTGATTTATTCCATGCTTTCATTGCTGCCTCCCCACATATCAACTCGACTGAGAACGATACGATCGGATATAAGATGATACTTGAAGGTGCAAAACAACGAGGAGATTCGAAAACAATCAAAATACTTGAGGAAATTGGATTACCTCCTTACGAAAAGATTGATAAAGAGGGCAACCTCGTAGGCGATGGTGATGCCTATTATGCATTGCTCTCACGTCTATACTCCTACAGTCCCAGTGCCCCAAGTGATCAGGGTTTTCGTTCAGAGAAGATGTTCCTTGCACCTGAACACTCAATTTTCTCTAAAATCAATCTGGTCAGAGGGGTGATTCGAGGAACCAAGACAATCTATCCAAAGATTCGGCATCGTAGTCTCGAAGAGGAAGCCAATCGATTCAGAATACCGCTATTTGTCATCAATGCCGCATACGATATGACGTGTGTTTCTAGCATAACAGAGCGCTGGTATGAAGGTGTAAAAGCACCTGAGAAAGAGA